The Bacteroides acidifaciens genome includes a region encoding these proteins:
- the fucP gene encoding L-fucose:H+ symporter permease produces MKHTKQSIISKDGISYLIPFILITSCFALWGFANDITNPMVKAFSKIFRMSATDGALVQVAFYGGYFAMAFPAAMFIRKYSYKAGVLLGLGMYAFGAFLFFPAKMTGEYYPFLIAYFILTCGLSFLETSCNPYILSMGTEETATRRLNLAQSFNPMGSLLGMYVAMQFIQAKLHPMGTEDRALLNDSEFQAIKESDLAVLIAPYLIIGLVIVAMLLLIRFVKMPKNGDQNHKIDFLPTLKRIFKETRYREGVIAQFFYVGAQIMCWTFIIQYGTRLFMSPEFGMDEKSAEVLSQQYNIIAMVIFCISRFICTFILRYLNAGKLLMLLAICGGIFTLGTIFLQNIFGLYCLVAVSACMSLMFPTIYGIALKGMGDDAKFGAAGLIMAILGGSILPPLQASIIDMKEIGCLPAVNVSFILPFICFLVISGYGYRTLKRNW; encoded by the coding sequence ATGAAACACACTAAGCAGTCCATTATCTCAAAAGATGGCATCAGCTACCTCATCCCCTTTATTCTCATTACCTCTTGTTTTGCGTTATGGGGATTTGCAAACGATATTACCAATCCGATGGTGAAAGCATTTTCCAAAATCTTCCGGATGAGCGCCACTGACGGAGCGTTGGTACAGGTAGCCTTTTATGGCGGCTACTTTGCCATGGCTTTCCCTGCGGCCATGTTCATCCGCAAATACTCATACAAAGCCGGTGTCCTGCTGGGACTTGGAATGTATGCATTCGGAGCTTTCTTATTCTTTCCCGCTAAGATGACGGGAGAATATTATCCGTTTCTGATAGCCTACTTTATCCTTACCTGCGGACTTTCCTTTCTGGAAACAAGTTGTAATCCGTATATCCTTTCTATGGGAACGGAAGAGACTGCCACCCGCCGCCTGAACCTCGCACAGTCCTTCAATCCGATGGGGTCACTCCTCGGAATGTATGTAGCTATGCAGTTTATTCAAGCCAAACTACACCCGATGGGTACTGAAGACCGCGCCCTACTCAACGACAGCGAATTCCAAGCTATCAAGGAAAGCGACCTCGCTGTCCTGATTGCCCCTTATCTTATTATCGGACTGGTCATCGTAGCCATGTTGCTCCTAATCCGGTTTGTCAAAATGCCGAAGAATGGAGATCAGAATCACAAAATAGACTTCTTACCGACATTAAAACGTATTTTCAAAGAAACACGTTATCGCGAAGGAGTGATTGCCCAATTCTTCTATGTAGGCGCACAAATCATGTGCTGGACGTTCATTATCCAATACGGCACCCGCCTATTTATGTCACCGGAATTCGGAATGGATGAGAAGAGCGCTGAAGTCCTCTCGCAGCAATATAACATTATAGCAATGGTTATCTTCTGTATCAGCCGCTTTATCTGTACCTTCATCCTGCGCTATCTCAATGCCGGAAAGCTACTGATGCTCCTTGCCATTTGCGGTGGTATTTTCACGTTAGGCACCATCTTCCTTCAAAATATCTTCGGACTCTACTGCTTAGTTGCAGTTTCCGCTTGTATGTCACTAATGTTCCCCACCATTTACGGCATTGCGCTGAAAGGTATGGGAGACGACGCCAAATTCGGCGCAGCCGGCCTTATCATGGCTATTCTGGGTGGTTCAATTCTTCCTCCACTGCAAGCAAGCATCATCGATATGAAAGAAATCGGATGCCTGCCTGCCGTCAATGTTTCATTCATTTTACC
- a CDS encoding L-rhamnose mutarotase, whose translation METPQTGYQVQSYKIPVKRYCQTLDLRDSPELIAEYRKRHSETEAWPEILAGIREVGILEMEIYILGTRLFMIVETPVDFDWDTAMARLNTLPRQQEWEEYMAIFQQAAPGMSSAEKWKPMERMFHLYNT comes from the coding sequence ATGGAAACACCCCAAACTGGTTACCAAGTCCAATCTTACAAGATTCCCGTCAAACGCTACTGTCAAACACTCGACTTGCGCGACTCCCCGGAATTAATCGCCGAATATCGCAAAAGACACAGTGAAACGGAAGCATGGCCCGAAATCCTTGCCGGGATTCGGGAAGTAGGTATCCTCGAAATGGAAATCTATATTCTCGGCACGCGTCTGTTTATGATTGTCGAAACTCCTGTTGATTTCGACTGGGACACGGCAATGGCACGTCTGAACACTCTTCCCCGCCAACAGGAATGGGAGGAATACATGGCTATATTCCAGCAAGCCGCTCCCGGAATGAGTTCTGCGGAAAAATGGAAACCGATGGAAAGAATGTTCCACTTATATAATACTTAA
- a CDS encoding rhamnulokinase, with protein sequence MKDTNKNIYLAADFGGGSGRVIAGFLLHGKLELEEVHRFPNRQVKLGNHVYWDFPALFEDMKSGLKLAAQKGYNVKGIGIDTWGVDFGLIDKHGNLLGNPVCYRDARTDGMPAEVFKVLDEKKHYADTGIQVMAINTLFQLYSMKLNQDSQLELARQLLFMPDLFSYFLTGVANNEYCIASTSELLDARQRNWSQETIRTLGLPEHLFGEIIQPGTIRGTLKEDIARETGLGTVDVIAVGSHDTASAVAAVPATEYPIAFLSSGTWSLLGVEVDQPILTEEARQAQFTNEGGVGGRIRFLQNITGLWILQRLMSEWKARGEEQSYDIIIPQATEAKIDTIIPVDDTAFMNPENMENALVNYCREHELQIPQNKAEIVRCVLQSLAFKYRQAVEQLNRCLPSPIRQLNIIGGGSQNKLLNQLTANELGIPVYAGPVEATAIGNILTQAMAKGEIADLHELREIVTHSVTPQVYYPKK encoded by the coding sequence ATGAAAGATACCAATAAAAACATATATTTAGCAGCAGACTTTGGAGGAGGAAGCGGACGGGTTATCGCCGGCTTCCTTCTCCACGGGAAGCTGGAACTGGAAGAAGTCCACCGTTTCCCCAACCGCCAAGTCAAACTTGGAAATCATGTCTACTGGGACTTCCCCGCGCTTTTTGAGGACATGAAGTCCGGATTAAAACTAGCCGCACAAAAAGGATATAACGTTAAAGGAATCGGTATTGACACTTGGGGAGTAGACTTCGGACTGATTGACAAACACGGAAACCTGTTAGGAAATCCGGTCTGCTACCGGGACGCACGGACAGACGGAATGCCGGCTGAAGTATTCAAAGTTCTGGACGAGAAAAAGCATTACGCCGATACCGGAATACAAGTGATGGCCATCAACACGCTGTTCCAGTTATACAGCATGAAGTTGAATCAAGATTCCCAGCTGGAACTTGCCCGGCAACTCTTATTCATGCCCGACCTTTTCAGCTATTTCCTGACCGGAGTAGCCAATAATGAATATTGTATTGCTTCTACCTCCGAATTACTTGATGCCAGACAACGGAACTGGTCACAAGAAACAATCCGGACCTTGGGACTTCCCGAACATCTGTTCGGAGAAATTATCCAACCGGGAACTATCAGAGGAACCTTAAAAGAAGATATTGCACGGGAAACAGGATTGGGTACAGTAGATGTCATCGCAGTAGGTTCGCATGACACAGCCAGCGCTGTAGCAGCCGTTCCTGCCACGGAATATCCCATCGCTTTTCTAAGCTCTGGCACCTGGTCGCTATTGGGAGTGGAAGTAGACCAACCTATATTGACTGAGGAAGCGCGCCAAGCACAGTTCACCAATGAAGGCGGCGTAGGAGGACGCATCCGGTTCTTACAAAATATCACAGGATTATGGATTCTGCAACGTCTGATGAGCGAATGGAAAGCACGTGGTGAAGAACAAAGCTATGACATCATCATTCCACAAGCCACCGAAGCAAAGATTGACACTATCATTCCAGTAGACGATACAGCATTTATGAACCCGGAAAATATGGAAAACGCCCTGGTCAATTATTGCAGGGAACACGAACTTCAGATTCCCCAGAATAAAGCAGAAATCGTCAGATGTGTACTCCAATCATTAGCATTCAAATACCGGCAAGCGGTAGAACAACTGAACCGTTGTCTCCCCTCTCCGATTCGCCAACTCAATATTATTGGCGGAGGGTCACAGAATAAACTGCTCAATCAACTGACAGCCAACGAACTCGGCATTCCCGTATATGCCGGTCCCGTAGAAGCTACCGCGATAGGAAACATCCTGACGCAAGCTATGGCAAAAGGAGAAATTGCCGACCTTCATGAACTGAGAGAAATTGTAACCCATAGCGTTACACCACAAGTATATTACCCTAAAAAATAA
- a CDS encoding class II aldolase/adducin family protein, with the protein MITNEHIEQFIEQAHRYGDAKLMLCSSGNLSWRIGEEALISGTGSWVPTLYKEKVSICNIASGTPTNGVKPSMESTFHLGILRERPDVNVVLHFQSEYATAISCMKNKPVNFNVTAEIPCHVGAEIPVIPYYRPGSPELAKAVVEAMLNHNSVLLTNHGQVVCGKDFDQVYERATFFEMACRIIVQSGGDYSVLTPAEIEDLEIYVLGKKTK; encoded by the coding sequence ATGATTACCAACGAACATATCGAACAGTTTATTGAACAAGCCCATCGTTACGGAGATGCAAAGCTAATGCTTTGCAGTAGCGGAAATCTTTCCTGGCGAATTGGTGAAGAAGCACTGATTTCCGGCACAGGTTCCTGGGTTCCTACCCTTTATAAAGAAAAAGTTTCCATCTGCAATATCGCCAGCGGAACACCGACTAACGGTGTAAAACCTTCAATGGAAAGCACTTTCCACTTGGGTATTCTCCGCGAACGTCCGGACGTCAATGTCGTTCTTCATTTCCAGTCGGAATACGCCACAGCTATCTCCTGCATGAAAAACAAGCCGGTTAATTTCAACGTAACGGCAGAAATCCCCTGCCACGTAGGTGCTGAGATTCCTGTAATCCCTTACTATCGCCCGGGTTCTCCCGAACTGGCAAAAGCAGTAGTAGAAGCCATGTTGAATCACAATTCCGTCTTATTGACCAACCACGGACAAGTGGTATGCGGAAAAGATTTCGACCAAGTCTATGAGCGTGCTACTTTCTTCGAAATGGCTTGCCGCATTATCGTCCAGTCTGGCGGTGATTATTCTGTATTGACACCAGCAGAAATTGAAGATTTGGAAATCTATGTATTAGGAAAGAAAACAAAATAG
- the fucI gene encoding L-fucose isomerase, translating into MKKYPKIGIRPTIDGRQGGVRESLEEKTMNLAKAVAELISSNLRNGDGSPVECVIADSTIGRVAESAACAEKFEREGVGSTITVTSCWCYGAETMDMNPYYPKAVWGFNGTERPGAVYLAAVLAGHAQKGLPAFGIYGHDVQDLDDNTIPEDVAEKILRFARAAQAVATMRGKSYLSMGSVSMGIAGSIVNPDFFQEYLGMRNESIDLTEIIRRMDEGIYDHEEYAKAMAWTEKNCKANEGDDFKNRPEKRKSREQKDADWEFIVKMTIIMRDLMTGNPKLKEMGFKEEALGHNAIAAGFQGQRQWTDFYPNGDYPEALLNTSFDWNGIREAFVVATENDACNGVAMLFGHLLTNRAQIFSDVRTYWSPEVVKRVTGKELTGLAANGIIHLINSGATTLDGSGQSSDTEGNPVMKEPWNLTDADVENCLKATTWYPADRDYFRGGGFSSNFLSKGGMPVTMMRLNLIKGLGPVLQIAEGWTVEIDPEIHQKLNMRTDPTWPTTWFVPRLCDKSAFKDVYSVMNNWGANHGAISYGHIGQDLITLASMLRIPVCMHNVEDNEIFRPAAWNAFGMDKEGADYRACTTYGPIYK; encoded by the coding sequence ATGAAAAAGTATCCGAAAATCGGGATTCGTCCCACCATCGACGGTCGCCAGGGTGGCGTTCGTGAAAGCCTCGAAGAAAAGACAATGAACTTGGCTAAAGCAGTAGCCGAATTAATCAGCAGCAACCTGAGAAACGGTGACGGAAGTCCTGTAGAATGTGTTATTGCCGACAGCACTATCGGTCGTGTGGCTGAAAGCGCGGCTTGTGCCGAAAAATTCGAAAGAGAAGGTGTGGGTTCTACTATCACTGTCACTTCCTGCTGGTGCTATGGCGCTGAAACGATGGACATGAACCCGTATTACCCGAAAGCCGTTTGGGGATTCAACGGAACAGAACGTCCGGGTGCTGTATATTTGGCAGCCGTATTGGCAGGACACGCACAAAAAGGTCTTCCTGCATTCGGCATCTACGGACATGACGTTCAGGATTTGGATGACAACACCATTCCTGAAGATGTAGCGGAAAAGATTCTTCGTTTTGCACGCGCCGCACAGGCAGTAGCTACCATGAGAGGCAAATCTTACTTGTCTATGGGTAGCGTATCTATGGGTATCGCCGGTTCAATCGTTAACCCTGATTTCTTCCAGGAATATCTGGGTATGCGTAACGAATCCATCGACCTTACAGAAATCATCCGACGTATGGACGAAGGCATCTACGACCACGAAGAATATGCGAAAGCAATGGCATGGACAGAGAAAAACTGCAAGGCAAACGAGGGAGATGACTTCAAGAACCGTCCTGAAAAGCGCAAAAGCCGTGAACAGAAAGATGCTGACTGGGAATTTATCGTGAAAATGACGATTATCATGCGCGATTTGATGACCGGCAACCCCAAACTGAAAGAGATGGGATTCAAAGAAGAAGCTTTGGGACACAATGCCATCGCAGCCGGTTTCCAGGGACAACGCCAATGGACAGACTTCTATCCGAACGGTGACTACCCCGAAGCTCTGCTCAATACTTCTTTCGACTGGAACGGTATCCGCGAAGCATTCGTTGTAGCTACTGAAAACGATGCTTGCAACGGTGTAGCTATGCTGTTCGGACACCTGCTGACCAACCGTGCGCAGATATTCTCCGATGTACGTACTTACTGGAGCCCTGAAGTCGTAAAACGTGTGACAGGCAAAGAATTGACAGGTCTGGCAGCCAATGGTATCATCCACCTTATCAACTCCGGTGCAACCACTCTTGATGGCTCCGGTCAATCATCTGACACAGAAGGCAATCCGGTAATGAAAGAACCATGGAACCTGACTGACGCAGACGTAGAAAACTGCCTGAAAGCAACTACCTGGTATCCGGCAGACCGTGACTATTTCCGTGGCGGTGGTTTCTCTTCCAACTTCCTGTCAAAAGGCGGTATGCCTGTCACTATGATGCGTCTGAATCTGATTAAAGGTCTCGGCCCTGTCCTGCAAATCGCAGAAGGATGGACCGTTGAAATCGACCCGGAAATCCACCAGAAACTGAACATGCGTACAGACCCGACATGGCCTACCACTTGGTTCGTTCCCCGCTTGTGTGACAAATCAGCTTTCAAAGATGTATATTCAGTAATGAATAACTGGGGAGCTAATCACGGAGCAATCAGCTACGGGCACATCGGTCAAGACTTAATCACTCTCGCTTCCATGCTCCGCATCCCGGTATGCATGCACAACGTAGAAGACAACGAAATCTTCCGTCCAGCTGCATGGAATGCTTTCGGCATGGATAAGGAAGGAGCGGATTACAGAGCTTGTACGACTTACGGTCCTATCTACAAATAA
- a CDS encoding GntR family transcriptional regulator, with protein MKRTDKKATFGQQSSKVTQLADNLSQAISRKEFLEGDSLPSINQLSAQYGVSRDTVFKAFLDLRERGLIDSTPGKGYYVTSQVTNVLLLLDQYTPFKEALYNSFVKHLPINYKVDLLFHQYNERLFNTIIRESIGKYNKYIVMNFDNEKFSTALNKINPARLLLLDFGKFEKEKYFYICQDFDESFYQALLALKERMCRYRQIVFLFSKGLKHPQSSKDYFIRFCEEQGFLYEIQEDIENLVVRKETAYIAIKQQDVVKAVKQGRLEGLKCGKDFGLLAYNDIPSYEVIDEGITSLSIDWEMMGNEAANFVLNDTPIQKYLPTEVRLRKSL; from the coding sequence ATGAAACGAACTGATAAGAAAGCAACATTCGGACAGCAGTCTAGTAAGGTCACGCAGTTGGCGGACAACCTTAGCCAGGCTATTTCCAGAAAAGAATTTCTTGAAGGAGATTCTTTGCCTTCTATTAATCAGTTAAGTGCACAATACGGGGTATCGCGCGATACGGTATTCAAGGCCTTCCTTGATTTACGCGAACGGGGACTGATTGACTCTACCCCCGGGAAAGGATACTATGTGACGAGTCAGGTAACAAATGTTTTACTGCTCCTCGACCAATATACCCCGTTTAAAGAAGCATTATACAACAGTTTCGTCAAGCATCTGCCTATTAATTATAAGGTAGACTTGTTGTTCCATCAATACAACGAACGACTATTCAATACCATCATCCGTGAATCCATAGGAAAGTACAATAAATATATAGTGATGAATTTCGATAATGAGAAATTCAGCACGGCATTAAATAAGATTAATCCTGCCAGACTGTTACTGCTTGACTTCGGTAAATTCGAAAAAGAGAAGTACTTTTATATCTGTCAGGACTTCGACGAATCATTCTATCAGGCATTACTTGCACTGAAAGAAAGGATGTGCAGGTACCGCCAAATTGTTTTCCTGTTCTCCAAAGGGCTGAAACACCCGCAAAGCAGCAAAGATTATTTTATCCGTTTTTGCGAAGAGCAAGGATTCTTGTATGAGATACAGGAAGATATTGAAAATCTGGTGGTACGAAAAGAAACAGCCTACATTGCCATCAAACAACAAGATGTGGTAAAGGCAGTGAAACAAGGAAGATTGGAAGGACTGAAATGCGGAAAAGATTTCGGTCTGCTGGCATACAATGATATTCCTTCTTATGAAGTCATTGATGAAGGAATCACCTCATTGAGTATCGACTGGGAAATGATGGGGAACGAAGCCGCAAACTTCGTCCTTAATGATACGCCTATACAGAAGTACCTGCCTACTGAAGTCAGGCTTCGAAAGTCACTCTAA
- a CDS encoding 30S ribosomal protein S16, producing the protein MATRIRLQRHGRKSYAFYSIVIADSRAPRDGKFIEKIGTYNPNTNPATVDLNFDAALAWVLKGAQPSDTVRNILSREGVYMKKHLMGGVAKGAFGEAEADAKFEAWKNNKQSGLAALKAKQDEAKKAEAKARLEAEKKINEVKAKALAEKKAAEAAEKAAAEAPAEEAAAPAEEAPATEAAAE; encoded by the coding sequence ATGGCAACTAGAATCAGATTGCAGAGACACGGACGTAAAAGTTACGCGTTCTATTCAATTGTAATTGCAGACAGCAGAGCACCACGTGATGGTAAATTTATTGAGAAGATTGGTACTTACAACCCTAACACCAATCCTGCTACAGTAGATTTGAATTTCGACGCTGCATTGGCATGGGTACTGAAAGGTGCACAACCAAGCGACACTGTACGTAACATCCTTTCCCGTGAAGGAGTTTACATGAAGAAACATCTTATGGGCGGTGTAGCAAAAGGCGCATTCGGAGAAGCAGAAGCAGATGCTAAATTCGAAGCTTGGAAAAACAACAAACAGTCAGGTCTGGCTGCTTTGAAGGCTAAACAAGACGAAGCTAAGAAAGCTGAAGCTAAAGCACGTCTGGAAGCAGAAAAGAAAATCAACGAAGTGAAAGCAAAAGCACTCGCTGAAAAGAAAGCTGCTGAAGCTGCTGAAAAAGCTGCTGCTGAAGCACCCGCAGAGGAAGCTGCAGCTCCGGCTGAAGAAGCTCCTGCAACAGAAGCTGCTGCTGAATAA
- a CDS encoding Na+/H+ antiporter NhaC family protein — protein MTEEKIHKDRTGGWWALSPLFVFLCLYLVTSILVNDFYKVPITVAFLISSCYAIAITKGLKLNQRIYQFSVGAANKNILLMIWIFILAGAFAQSAKQMGAIDATVNLTLHILPDNLLLAGIFIAACFISLSIGTSVGTIVALTPVAVGLAEKTEIALPFMVAVVVGGSFFGDNLSFISDTTIASTKTQECVMRDKFRVNSMIVVPAAVIVLGIYIFQGLSITAPVQIETIEWIKVIPYIIVLGTAVAGMNVMLVLIIGILTTGIIGIATGSFGIFDWFGAMGTGITGMGELIIITLLAGGMLETIRYNGGIDFIIRKLTRHVNGKRGAELSIAALVSIANLCTANNTIAIITTGPIARDIAQKFHLDRRKTASILDTFSCLIQGIIPYGAQMLIAAGLANISPISIIGNLYYPFTMGACALLAILFRYPKRYS, from the coding sequence ATGACTGAAGAAAAAATACATAAAGACCGTACCGGGGGCTGGTGGGCACTAAGTCCGTTGTTCGTGTTCTTATGCCTTTATCTCGTGACTTCTATCCTTGTCAACGACTTCTACAAAGTACCTATCACGGTTGCCTTCCTCATTTCTTCCTGCTACGCCATCGCCATTACCAAGGGATTGAAACTGAACCAACGCATCTATCAGTTCTCCGTGGGAGCTGCCAATAAGAATATTCTCCTGATGATATGGATATTCATCCTTGCCGGAGCCTTCGCACAGAGCGCCAAGCAGATGGGAGCCATCGACGCGACCGTCAACCTGACGCTGCATATTCTTCCCGATAACCTGTTGCTGGCAGGAATATTTATCGCCGCCTGCTTCATCTCCCTGTCCATCGGAACCAGCGTAGGCACTATTGTCGCCCTCACCCCCGTTGCTGTCGGACTGGCGGAAAAGACAGAAATAGCCCTTCCTTTTATGGTAGCTGTCGTGGTCGGCGGTTCTTTTTTCGGAGATAACCTGTCATTTATTTCAGATACAACCATCGCCTCAACGAAAACACAGGAATGTGTGATGCGTGACAAATTCCGGGTAAACTCCATGATAGTAGTTCCGGCAGCCGTCATCGTATTGGGTATTTATATCTTCCAAGGATTATCCATCACCGCACCCGTCCAGATAGAGACTATCGAATGGATAAAGGTTATACCATATATAATAGTATTAGGAACAGCCGTTGCCGGCATGAATGTAATGCTCGTATTAATTATAGGTATATTGACGACCGGTATCATCGGCATCGCTACCGGAAGCTTCGGAATCTTCGACTGGTTCGGAGCTATGGGAACCGGAATAACAGGAATGGGAGAACTTATCATCATTACCCTGTTGGCAGGCGGTATGCTGGAAACCATCCGCTATAACGGCGGCATTGACTTTATTATCCGGAAACTGACCCGCCACGTCAACGGCAAGCGGGGCGCAGAATTGAGCATCGCTGCCTTGGTAAGTATCGCCAACCTGTGTACCGCCAATAACACTATCGCCATCATCACCACAGGACCGATAGCCAGGGATATCGCCCAAAAGTTCCATCTCGACCGGAGAAAAACTGCCAGTATCCTCGACACGTTCTCCTGCTTGATACAAGGGATTATCCCATACGGAGCGCAGATGCTGATTGCAGCGGGACTTGCCAATATCTCCCCTATCAGTATCATCGGCAATCTCTATTATCCTTTTACGATGGGAGCCTGCGCATTGCTCGCCATTCTGTTCCGATATCCGAAACGATATTCGTAA